The following are from one region of the Bacteroidales bacterium genome:
- a CDS encoding PAS domain-containing protein has product MEEFNWTDEFPSAITVCEKNGTIIYMNAKSKKTFKKDGGERLIGSNVLDCHPEPARTKLINLLEQGKSNSYTIEKNGIKKLIHQSPWFENGEYKGFVELSIELPLDMPHFKRG; this is encoded by the coding sequence ATGGAAGAATTTAACTGGACTGATGAATTTCCTTCGGCTATAACTGTATGTGAGAAAAACGGAACCATCATTTACATGAATGCCAAATCGAAGAAAACTTTTAAAAAAGATGGTGGCGAAAGACTAATTGGCTCCAATGTTCTTGATTGTCATCCCGAGCCGGCAAGAACAAAATTGATAAACTTACTCGAACAAGGAAAATCGAATAGTTATACCATAGAAAAAAACGGTATCAAAAAATTGATTCACCAGTCGCCATGGTTCGAGAATGGCGAATACAAAGGCTTTGTGGAATTATCTATTGAGCTACCTCTTGATATGCCTCATTTTAAAAGAGGATAA